Part of the Catalinimonas alkaloidigena genome is shown below.
GAATGTTTAGCAACCTGCCTGTTCTCCCGTTACCATCCCGAAAAGGGTGGATAGCTTCAAACTGAAAGTGTCCGATAGCCATTTTTAGCAAGGGATCAACCGCATACTGTTCGTCATTATTAAGAAAGTTCAGCAGGTTTTGTAATTTTTCTTCTATCAGTTTAGCACCCCGGGGAGGGGTATAAATTACTTGTCCTGCCTGCGGGCCACTGTCGCCACGGCGAATAACAATCTGGGTAAAAGGAGGACGGATACCATCGCTACTTTGCTTTACGGTGCGGTACATCTGGATGAGGTAATCCATGTCAAAATCCTGCTGTTGTAAATGCTCATAGCCGGCCCACAGTGCCTGCCGGTAATAAAGCACCTCTTTGGAAGGGCCGGTAGTTTCGTAAAAATTATCTTCAGAATAAGCCCTGTAAAGATCATCATCGGTAGTAAAGATGTTTTCTATGGCACTGGAGGCTTTAGCTTCCTGCAAGCTAATGGTGTTGATCAGCATGCCGGGATTAGGAATCGCCACACTTCGCCCCTGCAAACGCCCCAGGGCTAATTTAGCCTGACCCAGGGCTTCTAATACCTCTATGGTTTTGTATAAATCCTTGGCAATGGGGAGAGGGGGAAGAGCATTCCAGGGTTGATTGCGATCGGAATTAATGGAGTAAAGGGTATTAGACATCAGATAATGTGTTTTTTGATGTTTGTAAGGTAAGAAAAACTCCTTTTAATGTCTAGTAACACAATAAACATTATTAAATGTGTTTTTTAATGTTTAGTACCGAAGTGCGTATTAAAAGGGTAAAAATAAATACTACAAACATTAAAATTATTGAGGCAAAGTCAGCGAAGCATCAGTGAACAAAAAAATAGCCGGGGAGTCTTCACCCGGCTAATATCTGATGACAAGCTAATAAATGAGTTAATTACTCATTCCAAAGCCCTTCCATGCTGTAAGGAGAGCCTTCCATAGCCCAAAATGCACCGTCAATAAAGCGGTGATGCTTATCCAGACCGGCAATGGTTTGCATTTCATCATCGCTTAGGTTGATCTTAGCAGCGTCAATGTTCTGCTGAATACGCTTAGGATTGACAGACTTGGGAATAACGGCGGTGCCTCTGTTGACAGCCCAGCTGATCAATACCTGAGCAGGGGAACAATCATGTTTTTTGGCTATGTTGTGGATCGTTTTATCCTCCATCAACACCGGGTCGCTTTCTTTTTTTGATCTGGCAGGGCGGTCTCCTGAGCCTAGCGGAGAGTAGGCAGTCAGGTGAATCCCCTGCTCTTTACAGTATGCCACCAATTCTTTTTGTTGCAGATAGGGATGCATCTCTACCTGATTCATTTCAGGTTTACTTTCTGACTGTTGAAGAAGCTCCCTGATCTTTTTCTCACTGAAGTTAGATACCCCAATGTGTTTAGCCAGGCCTTTGTGCTTAGCTTCTTCCATGCCTTTCCAGGTTTCAGTAATGGGCACTTCTTCCAGGCTCAAAAAGTCATCGGGCCCTTCGGGGAAAGTCACATCCTTATTCAAAGCTATCGGCCAGTGTACCAGATAGAGGTTAAGGTACTCCAGTTGCAAATCTTTCAACGTCTTTTCCAGGGCAGGAATTATCTGCTCCCTTCGGTGAGAATTATTCCAGAGCTTGGAAGTGACCCAAAGCTCTTCTCTTTTCACCATGCCATCGGCAAATGCTTTTTTTAGTGCCTCGCCCACTTCAGACTCATTACCATAGATGGCCGCACAATCAATATGGCGGTAGCCACTCTGAATGGCAGCTATCACCGCATCATGTACATCTCCCGGATCAGATTTCCAGGTTCCCAGCCCAATGGCGGGCATTGTATCTCCGTTTTTAAAGCTTAGTTTTTCCATACTTTGAGAAATAGGCCCGGGTAAAAAATGTTTGCGAAAAGGGTGAAAAAGGTAAAAATCAATATGTATGCATCAATAGCTTTAGCATTACAGGGAAGAATTCATGGTTTTTCTCCAGCGGAATGATTGCTTGTCAATTGCCCTTTGCGTAGCCAGAATACCTTCCAGATGATCATATTCATGTTGTAAAAGTTCAGACAAAGCCCCCTCCGCATTGATTTGCTGCTTTTCAAAATGTTCATCAAAGTATTCCATCAAACAGCTTTGGTGGCGCTCTACTTTTACCAGCAGATTGGGAAAACACATGCAGTCATCCCAGAGCTCAAGCTTATCTTCACTCAGATAGCTAAACGATGGATTGATGATGATTAGCGGATGGTCAATATTCATATAAATCAGGCGGATCATTTCACCAATCTGAGGAGCGGCAATAGCCCGGAAAGCCCCATACTTTGCTTTGAACTCAAAGAGGATGTCGTGTAATTCCTGTACGACTTCATTGATATAAGGAAGCTCATGCTGACCCAGCTCCCGGCTTTTTTCATTCAGGCGCGGATCACCCAGCAGGAGGATCTGATCTGACTTAGGACTATTTTTCATAGCGATAAACTTTTCCGTCTTTCATGAACAGCTTCATGTTTCTACTAAGATACCTTCAGCAGTCTTACTTCCACAGCGATCATACCAGCCAGCAAGGTCTCTTTGGTTCTGCATGCTTTAACCTGTATTAGAAGGGCATCCGCATAAGTGCTAAGTATAAACTTGCTGAAAATAAATAGAATCCTTGAGAATACTAACTAAGCTATCTTTCGCTTTTTCAGGTATTCCGGATTTGTTACTTATGGCTGAATCTATTATCATTATTGTTTGACTTTGAAGACAACCTAATTTATATCTTAATGACTCTATCCAAGTATTTATTCTTTGCGTGCTTTTTGCTTCTCTTAGGTTGTGCACAACCTCAGGCCAACGAAGAAGAAACAGTTAGCACTGAAAACAGAAAACCCAATATCGTTTTTATACTTGCCGATGATCTGGGCTATGGAGATCTGAGTGTGTACGGGCAAACGCATTTTGAAACACCCAATATTGATCAGTTGGCAGCAGAAGGTATGCGCTTTACGCAGCATTATTCCGGTAGCACTGTCTGTGCCCCATCCCGCTCGGTGATCATGACCGGCAAGCATAGCGGACATACCTTTATCCGGGGCAATAAAGAAGTAAGACCGGAGGGACAGTATCCAATAGCCGATAGCATTCGTATCTTACCAGAGATGCTCAAAGAGCAGGGCTATGTTACCGGTGCTTTCGGGAAGTGGGGACTTGGTTATCCCGGTTCGGAAGGCGACCCCCTCAATCAGGGATTTGATCGTTTTTATGGCTACAATTGCCAGCGTTTGGGTCATAATTATTATCCCTATTATCTCTGGGACAACGACCAGAAAGTCATGCTGGAGGACAATGAAGGCAAGCAGAAAGGACAATACGCCCCCTCACTCATTCATGAGCAGACGCTGAACTTTATTGAGCAAAACCAAGATACCAGCTTTTTTCTTTTTGTCCCCAGCATCATTCCTCATGCTGAACTGGCGGCACCGGAAGAATATATGGAAAAGTACCGCGGTAAATTTGAACCCGAAAAAGCTTATGAAGGCTATGATGAAGGACCGGATTACCGCCAGGGGCCTTATGAATCGCAGGCGGAAACCCATGCGGCTTTCGCTGCCATGGTCAATGTGCTGGATGATCAGGTAGGAGAGATTGTCGCTAAATTGAAAGAGCTAGGCTTAGATGAAAATACACTTATTGTTTTCTCCAGTGATAATGGTCCTCATCTGGAAGGAGGCGCAGATCCAGAATATTTTGACAGCAATGGTCCGCTGAGAGGATTTAAACGTGACCTTTACGATGGGGGAATTCGTGTACCTACCATCGCCCGCTGGCCGGGAAAAATTCCTGCCGCCAGTGAAAGTCAGCACATCTCAGCCTTCTGGGATTTGTACCCTACCTTTGCTGAAGTCGCTGAAGCTCCCTTGGAAAAAGAAGTGGACGGAATTTCCATGCTTCCTACACTGATGGGTGAAGAGGGTCAGGAGGAGCATGAGTATCTATACTGGGAGTTTCATGAGAAAGGAGGCAGGGTAGCGGTACGCAAAGGCGACTGGAAAGCAGTACGCTACGAGGTGCTGGAAAATCCTGACAACCCACTGGAACTCTATAACCTGGCTGAAGATATAGGTGAAGAAAACAACATTGCCGACCAACACCCGGAGGTCGTAGCCGAGATGAACAAAATTATCAACAATGCCCGTACTCCTTCTGAAATATTTGCCTTTGGCTCAGGAACGTATTTAGGAGAAAACTAAAAAGCTGCCAGGCTTAAAGTGCCTGGGGGATCAGCGTATCTTTCTGCTCGGTTTCCCGGCGCATCTCTTCCATTTTAGCTTTTAGTTGGGATACAATGGCCTGGAAGTCGGGCTCATCTTTGATGTTTTTAAAGAAAGGACTATGCTCTAACAGGGCATAGTCTATCCAGTTGTATGCTACCGCCTCTTTTAGCCATTTCAATGCTTCTTCTGTTCTGCCCTGTACCGCGTAGGTAGCCGCAAGATTATAAGGATGCTCATCTGCCTGCGCCCCCTTAGAAAATTCATTGAGCGCAAGTGCGGTAGCCCTGGCTAACAGAATGTTGCCTTCCATTTGCTTGCCATCTTCAATCAGAATTCTACCTAAGCCCAGCGGACTGACCGTATGGGGGTCATTCATTACCGATGGGTTCAGTTCAATAGACTGGCGATAATAAATCTTTGCCAGTGAGTCATTTCCGGCAAAGCTTGCGATCATCCCGGCGGTTTCCTTCACTCTGGCGTTGTCCTCTTCCAGCGCAAGTATGGCAGGTAGTAAAGACAAGGCTTCATCATTCTTTCCCTGACTTACATAAGTATAAGCCAGTTCCCTGTAGGCATCCTGCAAAGGA
Proteins encoded:
- a CDS encoding Fic family protein; the protein is MSNTLYSINSDRNQPWNALPPLPIAKDLYKTIEVLEALGQAKLALGRLQGRSVAIPNPGMLINTISLQEAKASSAIENIFTTDDDLYRAYSEDNFYETTGPSKEVLYYRQALWAGYEHLQQQDFDMDYLIQMYRTVKQSSDGIRPPFTQIVIRRGDSGPQAGQVIYTPPRGAKLIEEKLQNLLNFLNNDEQYAVDPLLKMAIGHFQFEAIHPFRDGNGRTGRLLNIHYLTKKGLLDLPILFLSRYIIENKSDYYAYLAGVSQRGDWKAWIQYMLKAVEITSNITYQKINDIIATKDAILEVVEKETEIRRPEQLILAIFNQPLTKVKHLTDRGYYAENTARNYLNQLNDMGILEKKSIEGHHYYLNQELYRILAE
- a CDS encoding aldo/keto reductase, whose product is MEKLSFKNGDTMPAIGLGTWKSDPGDVHDAVIAAIQSGYRHIDCAAIYGNESEVGEALKKAFADGMVKREELWVTSKLWNNSHRREQIIPALEKTLKDLQLEYLNLYLVHWPIALNKDVTFPEGPDDFLSLEEVPITETWKGMEEAKHKGLAKHIGVSNFSEKKIRELLQQSESKPEMNQVEMHPYLQQKELVAYCKEQGIHLTAYSPLGSGDRPARSKKESDPVLMEDKTIHNIAKKHDCSPAQVLISWAVNRGTAVIPKSVNPKRIQQNIDAAKINLSDDEMQTIAGLDKHHRFIDGAFWAMEGSPYSMEGLWNE
- a CDS encoding peptide deformylase: MKNSPKSDQILLLGDPRLNEKSRELGQHELPYINEVVQELHDILFEFKAKYGAFRAIAAPQIGEMIRLIYMNIDHPLIIINPSFSYLSEDKLELWDDCMCFPNLLVKVERHQSCLMEYFDEHFEKQQINAEGALSELLQHEYDHLEGILATQRAIDKQSFRWRKTMNSSL
- a CDS encoding arylsulfatase, with product MTLSKYLFFACFLLLLGCAQPQANEEETVSTENRKPNIVFILADDLGYGDLSVYGQTHFETPNIDQLAAEGMRFTQHYSGSTVCAPSRSVIMTGKHSGHTFIRGNKEVRPEGQYPIADSIRILPEMLKEQGYVTGAFGKWGLGYPGSEGDPLNQGFDRFYGYNCQRLGHNYYPYYLWDNDQKVMLEDNEGKQKGQYAPSLIHEQTLNFIEQNQDTSFFLFVPSIIPHAELAAPEEYMEKYRGKFEPEKAYEGYDEGPDYRQGPYESQAETHAAFAAMVNVLDDQVGEIVAKLKELGLDENTLIVFSSDNGPHLEGGADPEYFDSNGPLRGFKRDLYDGGIRVPTIARWPGKIPAASESQHISAFWDLYPTFAEVAEAPLEKEVDGISMLPTLMGEEGQEEHEYLYWEFHEKGGRVAVRKGDWKAVRYEVLENPDNPLELYNLAEDIGEENNIADQHPEVVAEMNKIINNARTPSEIFAFGSGTYLGEN